The window GGAGGTGGAGCCGGGGTTCGGGATCGCGTCCCGGTCGAGGACCGTGACGTGGTGTCCCGCCAGTGCGCAGCGCACCGCCGAGAGCAGTCCGGTCACCCCGGCGCCGACCACCACTACGCGTCGTCTGTCGGTGGCCATCTACATCGCCTCGCCGTCCAGCCGCGGCAGCCGGCCCACGGTGATCTCGGTCGTCGGGTCGTCCCGTGTCAGCCGGGTGTCGACGCCGGCGCGTTCGGCGAGGTCGATCAGGATGGGGGCGGCGCCGCGCAGGACGGTCCGCACCTGGTGGAAGAAGTCGCCGGCCTGCGCGTCGGTCACTTCCCAGCGGTCCAGTCGGCCCAGCTGTTCGGCGAGTGTCTCCGCCGCCCGGCCGAGGCTGAAGGTGCCGAGTTCGTAGGTGGCGGCGAACCGTTCGGTGATGCGGGCGGCGGCCTCACGGGAGGCGGCGGAGACCGGCAGGGTCTGCCCGGTCCAGCGTTCGGCCTTGGCGGCCACCCGGTTCCACGGTTCGACCAGCCGGGCTCCGGTGACGGCGGCCAGGGCCGACCAGCCGAAGTTGGTGCGCTGGTTCTCGGGGCTGGTGGCGGCCAGGTGGTAGCGGCCGATGTCCCGCGGCAGTCTGTCCGCGAGCTCCTGGCCCCAGACCAGATGGCCCCGGCTGGTGGAGAACTTCTGGTGCTCCAGTTCGTAGAACTCGTTGGTGACGAAGCCGGCGGGCAGGGCGTACCGGTCGTGCAGGGCGAGCAGCATGGCCGCCCCCGCGATGGCGAACGGGAAGGTGTTGTCGAAGCCGAGGAAGTAGACGACCTCGGTGTCGGACTCCGGCCACCACAGCTGGTCGTCCTCGGCCAGCACCTCGCCGCGTGTCTCGGCGGACAGGCCGGTGGTGTAGATGGACCAGGCCATCGTCTCGGCGTTGGGGTTGACGCACTGTCCGGCGACCTCGGGGAAGGGGGCGGGGATGCCCCAGGAGATCGGGTAGGTGAGGGGGAAGTCCGGCAGCGGACGGGACAGCATCTCCTCGACGGCCTGGGCCATGTGCGGCCGCAGCGCGGCGCCGGTGGTGGCGAAGTACTCCCGCAGCCGGCCCCGGTACTCCTCCAGCGGCAGCACCAGCACCGGGATCTCATGCCATTCCAGGACCTCCTCGGGGTTCTCGGTGGAGCGGGCGTCGATCAGGTCGCCGGCGGCCAGCGGATGGCCGCAGCTCTCGCAGAGGCCGGCGCAGCCCTCGGCCAGGCAGTTCGGGCAGCCGCCCTTGACGAAGCCGTCGACCAGGTACTGTCCGGTGCTCGGCGCGTAGGGGAACAGGGTGGGCCGCAGGACCAGCTTTCCCTCGTCGTGGAGCCGGCTGACGAACCGCAGCACCTGCTTGGTGAAGCGCTCCTCGTCCCGGGTGAAGCCGTCCACCGCGATACCCATCGCGGCGAGGGTGGCCTCGATCTTGGCGGTGGAGTCGGCGACCAGGGCCTCGGGGGTGGTGCCCAGCCGACGGGCGGTGGTGACCACGAAGGTGGAGGTGTCCTGGGCGCCGGTGCCGAAGACGGTCTCCCGGCCCACGGCACGCTGGTAGCGGGTGAAGACGTCGGCGGCCAGGAACGGACCGGCCAGATGACCGAGGTGCAGGTCGCCGTTGGCGGTCGGGGCGGGCGAGATCACCGCCACGCGCTTGCTCATGCTGTGCTCTCCTTCTGATGGCGGGTCAGGAAGCTTTCCGACATGTCGGTGTCCCACCAGATGCCGTAGTACTCGAAGTCCTCGGCGGAGCCGTTGACCACCTTGTGGTCGCAGCCCGGCGGCAGGTGGACGATGTCGCCGGCGGCGAACTCGCGCTCGGCGCCGTCCACGACCAGGGCGGCACGGCCGCTCAGCGCGATGAAGATCTCGTACTCGTGGTGGCTGTGCGGGGTGGACTCACCCCCGGCCCGGACCACGCACCAGGCGCCCTCGAAGGGGGCGTTGAGCGCGTCCCAGGGCTGCAGGCGTTCGCCCTCGATGCCGTAGGCGGGGGTCAGATTGGCGCGGTCCAGTCGACGGATCTCCATCAGCGGACCCCGGTCGTGGCGCCGACGCTGCGGCGGTCCAGCAGGTCGGTGGTGATCTCGTGCGAGCGTTGTGCGAGCACGCTCAGCAGCGAGTCGGAGATGCCGTGGGTGCGCTCGTTGAAGCCCTGCAGATAGAGACCGGCGCGTGCCTCGCCGAGGTCCACCCGGTAGCGGCGGTTCACCTCGACCTGGTCGACGCCCACCTGGTCGGCCAGACTGCGGACCATCGCGGGCATGCGCTGGTCGTAGCCGGTGCCGAGCAGGACCAGGTCGCAGCGGAGGATCTCGACGCGGCCGGTCCTGCGGTCGCGCAGTTCGAGGACGACCTCGCCGTCCTCCTCGCGGGCCGCGATCACCTCGGTCATCGACCGGACGGCGGAGCGCTGCGAGCCCGTCAGCTTCTGCTCGTAGAGCTTCATGTACATCTCGTCCAGGAACGGCGCCGCCAGACCCGCGTAGTTGGTGAGGTGGACCTCGTCCAGGATCTGCTTGCGGGCGTCCGGGGAGCTGCCGTGGAACTCGTCGATGAAGGACGGGAAGAACAGCTCGTTGACGAACTTGCTGGTCTGGTAGTTCATCAGGCCGATCGAGCGGTGCACCAGGGTCGGCTGACTGAGCGGCAGGTCCTGGTGGACGGCGACGAACATCTCGGCGGCGCTCTGCGCGGCACCGATCACCACCACCCGTACCGGGCGGTCGATCGGGTACTGGGCGATACGGGTGGAGTACTGGGTGCTGTGGATCAGCCGGTCGTGCGGCAGGCCGGCGAACTCCGCGGGGATGTTGGCGTCGCGGCCGGTGCCGACCACCAGGTCGCGGGCGTCCACGGTGTCGCCGTCGGTCAGGGTGACGCGCCAGCCGATCACGGTGCCGTCGTCGGCCTTGCGCGGGGCCACGCTCTGGGCCCGGGAGTTGTAGCGGACTCCCACGTGGTCCAGGGAGTTGGCCACCCACTGCAGGTACTCGGAGATCTCCCGGCGGAAGGGGTTGAAGGTGCCGAGGTTGACGAACTCGTCGAGCCGGCCCTTGGCGTGCAGGAAGGAGAGGAAGGAGAACCGGCTCTGGGGGTTGCGCAGCGTCACCAGGTCCTTGACGAAGGAGACCTGGCTGCGGGCGAACGGCAGCAGCAGGTTGCGCTGCCACACCACGTCGTGGTGCTGCTCCAGTATCAGCGTGTCGGACGCCAGCCCGGTCGCGCCGGACTCCTCGATCGCCACCGCCAGGGCCAGGTTGGAGGGGCCGGCGCCGATCGCCAGGACCTCGACCTCGTGGTTAGTCATGCTCAGCCTCTCGTGACTCGTCCTACCGCTCGTTCGAGCGAGCAGGTGAACGGTCCGTCGTGCTGTTCGGATCCGTTCGATAGGACGAGTACAACGAGGTCGGCTGTTGATCGACAGGCTTGTCCGGAGCGCACAATCAACGGGCGCCGGACCGGAGTTGATCGGAAGGTCAGGTCAGCTGCCGGGACTCCGCCCTGGGCCGGATGCGGGGGAACGGCACCGAACGACGAGGCAGCAGGTTGTGGGCCGGATCGCGGTCGGCGACGAAGGCCCGCGCCAGGGGGTCGAGCCGGTACGAGCCGAACCGTTCGGTGGTCCGGAGCATGCCTGCCTCGACCAACTCGTCGATCAATTGATCGGCTCCGGCCAGGATTGATTCGTCGCCCCGCAGCTCCGGCTGCGGCAGGTTCGCCAGCCGGTCGAGCAGGTCCGAGGCCGGGTCGCCGAGTTGGACGTGGGCCGAGTTGAGGATCTCGCGCATGGAGAGGTCACCGACGCTCAGCCAGTCCAGCAGCGCCTCCGGGCGGTCCAGCCGGCCCACGGCGCCGCGCAGCGACAGTTCGGGACGGGCGAGCAGCTTGCGGGTGGCGATGTCCAGCGCCAGCGGCAGGTCGCCGCAGAGTTCGGCCAACCGGTCGGCGCTCGCCGGGTCGGCCTGGGCGCGCTCCGGCAGTCCCCGGGCGATCAGGGCGACGGAGTCGGCGCGCGGCAGCGGCTCCAGCCGGACCCGCTGGACGTCGCGCAGGCCGAGCAGCGAGGAGCGGCTGACGACGACGGTGGTGCTGGTGGAGGAGTCGACCAGCAGCGGGCGGACCTGCCGCTCGCAGTGCACGTTCTCCAGCAGGACGAGCACCCTGCGCTGGGCGAGCAACGAGCGGTAGAGCCCGGCCCGTTGGTCCACCGTCGCCGGTATTCGCTCCTCGGGCACCCCGAGGGCCGCGAGGAAGCCGCCGATCAGGGAGGACACGTCGTACCCTCCCTCGGGCACCGGGCCGACGACGGCGTAGAGCTGGCCGTCCACCATGTCGGGGGCCAGGTCGTGCGCGTGCTGCAGGGCCAGTTCGCTCTTTCCGACACCGATCGGGCCGCTGATCAGCACCGGACCGGCCGGGGCGGCGGCGAGCCGGGCCAGTTCCTCGGCGCGGCCCGCCGATCCCTGCGGGCGGGGCGGCAGTTGGAAGGGCTTCGGCAGGGTCGGCGTCGGGCCCTGCGGGTCCGGGGGTACGGCCCCGGCCGCCGCTTCGGAGGGCGGCGGCGCGGCGGGGCGCGGTGGCGTCACCGGGACCCCGCTGCCGGCCGCCGCCAGCCAGCGCCGGCGCCATTCCTCACGGTCACCGTCGCAGGCGGCCACATACGCCAGGGCGACCTGCAGCGTGGGCAGCCGGTGCCCGTTCGCCGCGCTGGACAGGACCGAGGCCGAGTACATGGCGGACTTGGCCATGTCCCGGTACGTCGGACTGCCGGCCTCGATCCGTAGTCGGCGCAGCCGGCCGGCGAAGTCCGCGACCGCTCCGCCCGCGGCGTCCACCGGTTTCTCCGGTCTCCCCATTTCCATCCCCTAGATCTCTCGTATACGTATCGGATGGGCTCGTATACCTGTGGAAAGCGCGAGGGGCGGACCAGTCCGGTGTCACCGACCGACCCGCGCCCCCGTGCGCGGGTATGTCTTCGGGCCGCGCGGTTCTCCCGTGGGTCTCCCGCCGTCTCAGCGGCTGAAGCTGCTGTTCACCGCGCCGAAGTCGAGCGCGTCGGCCAGCACGTCGTACGTGCCCTTGCCGACCATCTCGGCGGCGGCCCGCTGGGCCACCGTGTAGGCGGCCTGGGCGATGGCGGTGCCGACGCTGACCCGGCGTACGCCGACCGCCTCGAACTCCGCCACCGTCGGCGCGCCCGGCCCGGCCATCACGTTGACCGGCAGCGGCTGGCCCTTGACCAGCTCGGCGATCACCGTGAGGTCGAGCAGGCCCGGCACGAACAGGACGTCCGCCCCGGCTTCGGCGCAGGCCGTGGCGCGGGCCAGTACGTCGGCCTGCCGGCCCTCGGGCGCGCCGATCTGGAAGAGGAAGACGTCGGTGCGCAGGTTGATCACCAGCTCGGGCAGCCCGGCGCGCTCCGCGGCCTGCCGCGCGGCACGGATCCTGGCCGCCTGCTCCTCGGCCGAGAACAGCTCGCCGCTCGGCTTGGAGTCCTCCAGGTTCACGCCGACGACGCCCGCCCCGATCATGGCGGTGACGGTCTCCGCCACGTCCTCGGGGGCGGCTCCGTACCCACCCTCGATGTCGGCGGTCACCGGGACGTCCACGGCGTCGACGATGCGGCGCACCAGGGTCGTCATCTCGTCGCGGGTGAGGGCCTGCTGGTCGGGCTTGCCCGCCGACCAGGACACGCCGCCGCTGGTGGTGGCGATGGCCTTGGCGCCGCCCTGGGCGATGAGCGCCGCGCTGCCGGCGTCCCAGGCGTTCGGCAGCACCAGTACGCCCTTCTCGTGCAGTTCGCGGAGGAGGACGGCCTTGACCTGCTGGTTGTTCGCCATGACGGCACCTTTCACAAAAGAGGATCTACTCAACATGCTTCCCTAAACGGGAATTACGGTCGACGGAACCGGGGTGACTCCGTCAGGTCGTGACCCGCGACCGGGGGCTCGGGCCCGGACCGGTGGGGGGGACCCGTGGTGGGACCCGTGGCCCGTCCGTGAGTCCGGGGTGGCGCCTCCGTGGAGCACAGTGGGGCGCCACCCCGGTTCGAGAGGGGACGGACAGGAAGGGGGACGGACAGGTGGAGAGGGACAGGAAGGGGGAGGGACGAGGAGGGGACGGATCTGAGGGAACGGATGTGAGGGGACGGGTCTGAGGGAACTGCTCGGAGAGAACTGATCGGAGGGGCTCTGGAAGGACGGTCTGACGCGGAGG is drawn from Streptomyces bottropensis ATCC 25435 and contains these coding sequences:
- a CDS encoding class I tRNA ligase family protein — encoded protein: MSKRVAVISPAPTANGDLHLGHLAGPFLAADVFTRYQRAVGRETVFGTGAQDTSTFVVTTARRLGTTPEALVADSTAKIEATLAAMGIAVDGFTRDEERFTKQVLRFVSRLHDEGKLVLRPTLFPYAPSTGQYLVDGFVKGGCPNCLAEGCAGLCESCGHPLAAGDLIDARSTENPEEVLEWHEIPVLVLPLEEYRGRLREYFATTGAALRPHMAQAVEEMLSRPLPDFPLTYPISWGIPAPFPEVAGQCVNPNAETMAWSIYTTGLSAETRGEVLAEDDQLWWPESDTEVVYFLGFDNTFPFAIAGAAMLLALHDRYALPAGFVTNEFYELEHQKFSTSRGHLVWGQELADRLPRDIGRYHLAATSPENQRTNFGWSALAAVTGARLVEPWNRVAAKAERWTGQTLPVSAASREAAARITERFAATYELGTFSLGRAAETLAEQLGRLDRWEVTDAQAGDFFHQVRTVLRGAAPILIDLAERAGVDTRLTRDDPTTEITVGRLPRLDGEAM
- a CDS encoding cupin domain-containing protein, whose protein sequence is MEIRRLDRANLTPAYGIEGERLQPWDALNAPFEGAWCVVRAGGESTPHSHHEYEIFIALSGRAALVVDGAEREFAAGDIVHLPPGCDHKVVNGSAEDFEYYGIWWDTDMSESFLTRHQKESTA
- a CDS encoding lysine N(6)-hydroxylase/L-ornithine N(5)-oxygenase family protein; this translates as MTNHEVEVLAIGAGPSNLALAVAIEESGATGLASDTLILEQHHDVVWQRNLLLPFARSQVSFVKDLVTLRNPQSRFSFLSFLHAKGRLDEFVNLGTFNPFRREISEYLQWVANSLDHVGVRYNSRAQSVAPRKADDGTVIGWRVTLTDGDTVDARDLVVGTGRDANIPAEFAGLPHDRLIHSTQYSTRIAQYPIDRPVRVVVIGAAQSAAEMFVAVHQDLPLSQPTLVHRSIGLMNYQTSKFVNELFFPSFIDEFHGSSPDARKQILDEVHLTNYAGLAAPFLDEMYMKLYEQKLTGSQRSAVRSMTEVIAAREEDGEVVLELRDRRTGRVEILRCDLVLLGTGYDQRMPAMVRSLADQVGVDQVEVNRRYRVDLGEARAGLYLQGFNERTHGISDSLLSVLAQRSHEITTDLLDRRSVGATTGVR
- a CDS encoding helix-turn-helix domain-containing protein; its protein translation is MGRPEKPVDAAGGAVADFAGRLRRLRIEAGSPTYRDMAKSAMYSASVLSSAANGHRLPTLQVALAYVAACDGDREEWRRRWLAAAGSGVPVTPPRPAAPPPSEAAAGAVPPDPQGPTPTLPKPFQLPPRPQGSAGRAEELARLAAAPAGPVLISGPIGVGKSELALQHAHDLAPDMVDGQLYAVVGPVPEGGYDVSSLIGGFLAALGVPEERIPATVDQRAGLYRSLLAQRRVLVLLENVHCERQVRPLLVDSSTSTTVVVSRSSLLGLRDVQRVRLEPLPRADSVALIARGLPERAQADPASADRLAELCGDLPLALDIATRKLLARPELSLRGAVGRLDRPEALLDWLSVGDLSMREILNSAHVQLGDPASDLLDRLANLPQPELRGDESILAGADQLIDELVEAGMLRTTERFGSYRLDPLARAFVADRDPAHNLLPRRSVPFPRIRPRAESRQLT
- a CDS encoding isocitrate lyase/PEP mutase family protein; translation: MANNQQVKAVLLRELHEKGVLVLPNAWDAGSAALIAQGGAKAIATTSGGVSWSAGKPDQQALTRDEMTTLVRRIVDAVDVPVTADIEGGYGAAPEDVAETVTAMIGAGVVGVNLEDSKPSGELFSAEEQAARIRAARQAAERAGLPELVINLRTDVFLFQIGAPEGRQADVLARATACAEAGADVLFVPGLLDLTVIAELVKGQPLPVNVMAGPGAPTVAEFEAVGVRRVSVGTAIAQAAYTVAQRAAAEMVGKGTYDVLADALDFGAVNSSFSR